TTATGGAATTTTAGTTTTTGACTGTAGTTGTAAATATCCGCACTTCTAAATGATTTTATAATTCCGTCATCATAAAACTCAAGTATTACACCATCTCTTTTTCCGTTGTTCGTTTCATATAAGTATTTCGGTCGAAAAGTTTTTTCATTTAGTAACAATCCATAACCATTAAGCGAGTCGTTTTCGTAATGTTTAAATCCGACAATATTTTCATTTTGGTCAAATAAATATCCGTTTCCGCTTTTCAATCCGTTTTTAGTTACAACTTCAAATTCCTTGGTTCCATCTGCACGATAATCAATAATCGTATCAGTCTTTTTAGATTGATTGGATTCCGCAGATTCACTTTTCTTTTTCTGGGAATAGCTATTACAACTGAATAAAGTCAGAAGAATTATGATATGTAAAACGGTTTTTCTCATATTGTTGCCAACGGTTTTGTATAAGATTAGTTGCGTGGTTTAGCAACGAATTTAGCAAATACAAACCGAATAGAAAATCCGGAAGGATTTTCGTAAGTAGGCTCGTACCAAGCAATTAATTTTATACGTCTTAAGTTTGATTCTCAG
This genomic interval from Maribacter dokdonensis DSW-8 contains the following:
- a CDS encoding toxin-antitoxin system YwqK family antitoxin, with amino-acid sequence MRKTVLHIIILLTLFSCNSYSQKKKSESAESNQSKKTDTIIDYRADGTKEFEVVTKNGLKSGNGYLFDQNENIVGFKHYENDSLNGYGLLLNEKTFRPKYLYETNNGKRDGVILEFYDDGIIKSFRSADIYNYSQKLKFHKNGAIKSIGQTKKGGRAEGTWLYFDENGKLEKTIEYENGNPKK